Proteins co-encoded in one Nitratireductor kimnyeongensis genomic window:
- the rplC gene encoding 50S ribosomal protein L3, with amino-acid sequence MRSGVIAQKIGMTRVYNEAGEHVPVTVLRMENCQVVAQRTEEKNGYTAVQLGVGLAKVKNTSKALRGHFATASVEPKAKVAEFRVSPDNLLDVGAEITVEHFVPGQKVDVTGTSIGKGFQGVMKRHNFGGGRATHGNSVSHRSHGSTGQRQDPGKVFKGKKMAGHMGAHRVTTQNLEIVSTDTERGLILVRGAVPGSKGAWITVRDAVKAPLPDNVPMPAAIRSNGAAKAEEAAATEGAE; translated from the coding sequence ATGCGTTCAGGTGTTATCGCACAAAAGATCGGTATGACACGCGTCTACAACGAAGCGGGCGAGCATGTGCCCGTGACGGTTCTGCGCATGGAGAACTGTCAGGTCGTTGCGCAGCGTACCGAGGAGAAGAACGGCTACACGGCGGTTCAGCTTGGCGTTGGACTTGCCAAGGTGAAAAACACGTCGAAGGCGTTGCGCGGCCATTTCGCGACCGCTTCCGTCGAGCCGAAGGCCAAGGTGGCCGAGTTCCGTGTGTCTCCCGACAATCTTCTTGATGTCGGCGCAGAGATCACGGTCGAGCATTTCGTCCCCGGCCAGAAGGTCGATGTGACGGGCACCTCGATCGGTAAGGGCTTCCAGGGTGTCATGAAGCGTCATAATTTTGGCGGCGGTCGTGCAACCCATGGTAACTCGGTCTCGCACCGTTCGCATGGTTCGACCGGTCAGCGTCAGGACCCCGGCAAGGTGTTCAAGGGCAAGAAGATGGCCGGGCACATGGGCGCGCATCGCGTGACCACGCAGAATCTGGAAATCGTTTCGACCGACACTGAACGTGGCCTTATTCTGGTTCGTGGTGCTGTTCCTGGGTCCAAGGGTGCTTGGATCACAGTGCGTGACGCCGTTAAGGCTCCGCTGCCAGACAATGTGCCGATGCCGGCCGCTATCCGTAGCAATGGTGCTGCTAAGGCTGAAGAAGCTGCCGCCACCGAGGGGGCTGAATAA
- the rpsJ gene encoding 30S ribosomal protein S10, with protein MNGQNIRIRLKAFDHRVLDASTREIVSTAKRTGANVRGPVPLPTRIEKFTVNRSPHIDKKSREQFEMRTHKRLLDIVDPTPQTVDALMKLDLAAGVDVEIKL; from the coding sequence ATGAACGGACAGAATATCCGTATCCGCCTCAAGGCGTTTGATCATCGCGTTCTTGATGCCTCGACGCGGGAAATCGTGTCTACGGCGAAACGCACGGGCGCGAACGTGCGCGGCCCAGTGCCGCTGCCCACGCGCATCGAGAAATTTACTGTGAACCGGTCTCCTCACATCGACAAGAAGAGCCGCGAACAGTTCGAGATGCGCACCCACAAGCGGCTGCTCGACATCGTCGATCCGACGCCGCAGACGGTCGACGCGCTGATGAAGCTCGACCTCGCTGCCGGTGTGGATGTCGAGATCAAGCTCTAG
- the tuf gene encoding elongation factor Tu: MAKGKFERTKPHVNIGTIGHVDHGKTSLTAAITKYFGEFRAYDQIDGAPEEKARGITISTAHVEYETDARHYAHVDCPGHADYVKNMITGAAQMDGAILVCSAADGPMPQTREHILLARQVGVPAIVVFLNKVDQVDDEELLELVELEVRELLSSYDFPGDDIPIVKGSALAALEDSNKEIGEDAIRKLMAEVDAYIPTPERPVDQPFLMPIEDVFSISGRGTVVTGRVERGIIKVGEEVEIVGIKDTTKTTVTGVEMFRKLLDQGQAGDNIGALIRGVDREGVERGQVLCKPGSVTPHTKFKAEAYILTKEEGGRHTPFFTNYRPQFYFRTTDVTGVVSLPEGTEMVMPGDNVTVDVELIVPIAMEEKLRFAIREGGRTVGAGIVASITE, translated from the coding sequence ATGGCCAAAGGTAAATTTGAGCGTACGAAGCCGCATGTGAACATCGGCACGATTGGTCACGTTGACCACGGCAAGACGTCATTGACGGCAGCGATCACGAAGTATTTCGGCGAGTTCCGCGCCTATGACCAGATTGATGGCGCTCCTGAAGAGAAGGCGCGCGGCATCACCATTTCGACGGCGCATGTCGAGTATGAGACGGATGCGCGTCACTATGCTCACGTCGACTGCCCCGGCCACGCCGACTATGTGAAGAACATGATCACGGGCGCTGCTCAGATGGACGGCGCGATCCTGGTTTGCTCGGCCGCTGACGGCCCGATGCCTCAGACGCGCGAGCACATTCTGCTTGCCCGTCAGGTTGGCGTTCCGGCGATCGTGGTGTTCCTGAACAAGGTGGACCAGGTCGACGACGAAGAGCTTCTTGAGCTGGTCGAGCTTGAGGTTCGCGAGCTTCTGTCGTCCTACGACTTCCCGGGCGACGACATTCCGATCGTCAAGGGTTCTGCACTCGCAGCTCTTGAAGACTCCAACAAGGAGATCGGTGAAGACGCGATCCGCAAGCTGATGGCCGAGGTTGACGCCTACATCCCGACGCCGGAGCGTCCGGTTGACCAGCCGTTCCTGATGCCGATCGAGGATGTGTTCTCGATTTCGGGCCGCGGTACGGTTGTGACGGGTCGCGTTGAGCGCGGCATCATCAAGGTCGGTGAGGAAGTCGAGATCGTCGGCATCAAGGACACGACGAAGACGACGGTTACCGGCGTGGAGATGTTCCGCAAGCTGCTCGATCAGGGCCAGGCTGGCGACAACATCGGTGCGCTGATCCGCGGCGTTGACCGTGAGGGCGTTGAGCGCGGCCAGGTTCTTTGCAAGCCGGGTTCGGTGACGCCGCACACGAAGTTCAAGGCAGAAGCCTACATCCTGACGAAGGAAGAGGGCGGCCGTCATACGCCGTTCTTCACGAACTACCGTCCGCAGTTCTACTTCCGCACGACGGATGTGACGGGCGTTGTTTCGCTTCCCGAAGGCACGGAAATGGTGATGCCGGGCGACAATGTGACGGTCGACGTCGAGCTGATCGTGCCGATCGCCATGGAAGAGAAGCTGCGCTTCGCTATCCGTGAAGGCGGCCGCACCGTCGGTGCCGGCATCGTCGCATCGATCACTGAGTAA
- the fusA gene encoding elongation factor G, which translates to MSREYKLEDYRNFGIMAHIDAGKTTTTERILFYTGKSHKIGEVHDGAATMDWMEQEQERGITITSAATTTFWEGRDGKKRRFNIIDTPGHVDFTIEVERSLRVLDGAVALLDANAGVEPQTETVWRQADKYKVPRMIFCNKMDKIGADFYRSAEMVKTRLGAQAVVMQLPIGAENDFAGVVDLIEMKALVWQSENLGAAWDIVDIPADLQEKAEEYREMLIEAAVEMDEAAMERYLEGEMPSNDEIRKLIRKGTIEVKFFPMFCGSAFKNKGVQPLLDAVVDFLPSPMDVPSIKGIDPKTEAEIARKSSDEEPVSMLAFKIMNDPFVGSLTFCRIYSGVLNKGASLANTVKDKRERIGRMLQMHSNSRSDLEVAYAGDIVALAGLKETTTGDTLCDPTKPVILERMEFPDPVIQIAIEPKTKGDQEKMGLALNRLAAEDPSFRVKSDEESGQTIIAGMGELHLDIIVDRLKREFKVEANVGAPQVAYRETITREAEIDYTHKKQSGGSGQFARVKIVFAPNTESEEFEFESKIVGGSVPKEYIPGVQKGIESVLSSGPVAGFPMLGVKATLIDGAYHDVDSSVLAFEIAARAAFREGAQKAGAQLLEPIMKVEVVTPEEYVGSIIGDLNGRRGQIQGQEPRGIATVINAMVPLANMFKYVDTLRSMSQGRAQYTMQFDHYEPVPSAVAQEIQKKYA; encoded by the coding sequence ATGTCCCGCGAATATAAGCTCGAAGACTACCGCAACTTCGGTATCATGGCGCATATCGACGCCGGCAAGACGACGACGACCGAGCGCATTCTTTTCTATACCGGCAAGTCCCACAAGATCGGCGAAGTGCACGACGGTGCCGCGACGATGGACTGGATGGAGCAGGAGCAGGAGCGCGGCATCACGATCACGTCTGCTGCGACGACCACTTTCTGGGAAGGCCGTGATGGCAAGAAGCGTCGCTTCAACATCATCGACACGCCCGGACACGTGGACTTCACCATTGAAGTCGAGCGTTCGCTTCGTGTTCTCGATGGTGCTGTTGCGCTGCTCGACGCGAATGCCGGTGTGGAGCCGCAGACGGAAACCGTCTGGCGCCAGGCGGACAAGTATAAAGTTCCGCGCATGATCTTCTGCAACAAGATGGATAAGATCGGCGCCGACTTCTATCGCTCTGCAGAGATGGTCAAGACCCGTCTCGGTGCTCAGGCTGTCGTTATGCAGCTGCCGATCGGCGCTGAGAATGACTTTGCGGGCGTGGTCGACCTTATCGAGATGAAGGCTCTCGTCTGGCAGTCCGAGAATCTCGGTGCTGCATGGGACATTGTTGATATTCCTGCCGATCTCCAGGAGAAGGCGGAAGAGTATCGCGAGATGCTCATCGAGGCTGCTGTCGAGATGGACGAAGCTGCGATGGAACGTTACCTCGAGGGCGAGATGCCTTCGAATGACGAGATCCGCAAGCTGATCCGCAAGGGCACGATCGAAGTCAAGTTCTTCCCGATGTTCTGCGGCTCTGCCTTCAAGAACAAAGGTGTTCAGCCTTTGCTCGACGCCGTCGTCGACTTCCTGCCTTCTCCGATGGACGTTCCGTCGATCAAGGGCATCGATCCCAAGACTGAGGCAGAGATAGCGCGCAAGTCGTCTGACGAAGAGCCGGTCTCCATGCTTGCGTTCAAGATCATGAACGACCCCTTCGTCGGCTCGCTTACCTTCTGCCGCATCTATTCGGGTGTGTTGAACAAGGGCGCGTCGCTTGCCAATACGGTGAAGGACAAGCGTGAGCGTATCGGCCGCATGCTGCAGATGCACTCCAACTCCCGCTCGGACCTTGAAGTGGCTTACGCCGGCGATATTGTCGCCCTTGCAGGCCTCAAGGAGACCACCACGGGCGATACGCTTTGTGATCCGACCAAACCGGTCATTCTGGAGCGCATGGAGTTCCCGGATCCGGTGATCCAGATCGCCATCGAGCCGAAGACCAAGGGCGACCAGGAAAAGATGGGCCTCGCGCTCAATCGTCTGGCGGCTGAAGATCCTTCCTTCCGCGTCAAGTCGGACGAAGAATCCGGTCAGACCATCATCGCCGGCATGGGCGAGCTTCACCTCGACATCATCGTCGATCGCTTGAAGCGTGAGTTTAAGGTCGAGGCCAATGTTGGCGCGCCGCAGGTTGCTTATCGTGAGACGATCACCCGTGAAGCGGAGATCGACTACACCCACAAGAAGCAGTCCGGTGGTTCGGGTCAGTTCGCCCGCGTCAAGATCGTTTTTGCGCCGAATACCGAGAGCGAAGAGTTCGAGTTCGAATCCAAGATCGTTGGCGGTTCGGTTCCGAAGGAATACATTCCCGGTGTTCAGAAGGGCATTGAGAGCGTTCTTTCCTCCGGTCCGGTTGCTGGCTTCCCGATGCTCGGCGTGAAAGCCACGCTGATCGACGGTGCCTACCACGACGTCGACTCATCGGTTCTGGCCTTCGAGATCGCTGCTCGCGCAGCGTTCCGTGAAGGCGCCCAGAAAGCTGGTGCTCAGCTTCTCGAGCCGATCATGAAGGTCGAGGTTGTGACGCCGGAAGAATATGTGGGCAGCATTATCGGCGACCTAAACGGCCGTCGTGGTCAGATCCAGGGGCAGGAGCCTCGCGGTATCGCCACGGTGATCAATGCCATGGTGCCTCTGGCCAACATGTTCAAATACGTCGACACGTTGCGTTCGATGTCTCAGGGGCGTGCCCAGTACACGATGCAGTTCGATCACTATGAGCCGGTTCCCAGCGCGGTGGCGCAGGAGATCCAGAAGAAATACGCGTAA
- the rpsG gene encoding 30S ribosomal protein S7, protein MSRRHRAEKREINPDPKFGDTVVTKFMNAIMLDGKKSAAERIVYGAFEQVEDKLKQEPVGVFHQALENVAPHVEVRSRRVGGATYQVPVDVRPERRQALAIRWLISAARKRNETTMVDRLSGELLDAANNRGTAVKKREDTHKMAEANRAFSHYRW, encoded by the coding sequence ATGTCCCGACGCCATCGCGCAGAAAAGCGAGAGATCAACCCCGATCCGAAATTCGGTGACACGGTTGTAACGAAATTCATGAATGCCATCATGCTTGATGGCAAAAAGTCCGCTGCAGAGCGCATCGTTTACGGTGCCTTTGAGCAGGTCGAAGACAAGTTGAAGCAGGAGCCTGTTGGAGTGTTCCATCAGGCGCTTGAGAATGTCGCTCCGCATGTGGAGGTTCGTTCCCGCCGTGTTGGTGGTGCGACCTACCAGGTGCCCGTCGATGTTCGTCCCGAGCGTCGTCAGGCTTTGGCCATTCGCTGGTTGATTTCTGCAGCACGCAAGCGCAACGAGACGACTATGGTCGATCGTTTGTCCGGTGAGCTGCTGGATGCGGCCAACAACCGCGGCACTGCCGTCAAGAAGCGCGAAGACACGCACAAGATGGCTGAAGCCAACCGCGCGTTCTCGCACTACCGCTGGTAG
- the rpsL gene encoding 30S ribosomal protein S12: MPTVNQLIRKPRTAPVKRNKVPAMQANPQKRGVCTRVYTTTPKKPNSAMRKVAKIRLANGFEVIGYIPGEGHNLQEHSVVMIRGGRVKDLPGVRYHIIRGVLDTQGVKNRKQRRSKYGAKRPK; the protein is encoded by the coding sequence ATGCCTACCGTTAACCAGTTGATCCGCAAGCCGCGCACTGCGCCGGTTAAGCGCAATAAGGTTCCGGCCATGCAGGCCAACCCGCAGAAGCGGGGCGTTTGTACGCGCGTCTATACCACGACGCCGAAAAAGCCGAACTCGGCTATGCGTAAGGTGGCCAAGATCCGCCTTGCCAATGGCTTCGAGGTCATCGGTTATATCCCGGGTGAAGGGCATAATCTTCAGGAGCACTCCGTGGTGATGATCCGCGGCGGTCGCGTGAAGGACCTTCCGGGTGTGCGCTACCACATTATCCGTGGTGTGCTCGACACGCAGGGTGTGAAGAACCGCAAGCAGCGTCGTTCCAAATACGGCGCCAAGCGTCCGAAGTAG
- a CDS encoding transcriptional regulator: MTESEERAVTIITGRVWREKGDDSEGVHIMLLAPDDDTAVRLALEALAREGYAEAELDRIGDMEGEPDEEPHLSAWQGALEGEIAIVTFDEPI; the protein is encoded by the coding sequence ATGACCGAATCCGAAGAGCGCGCCGTCACCATCATTACCGGACGAGTCTGGCGTGAAAAGGGCGATGACAGTGAGGGCGTGCATATCATGCTGCTTGCTCCGGACGACGACACGGCGGTGCGGCTCGCACTCGAAGCACTTGCACGCGAAGGCTATGCGGAAGCCGAACTGGATCGCATTGGCGACATGGAAGGCGAACCCGATGAGGAGCCGCATCTCTCCGCATGGCAAGGTGCGCTTGAAGGCGAGATCGCGATCGTCACCTTCGACGAACCGATCTGA